From a region of the Coprococcus comes ATCC 27758 genome:
- a CDS encoding tRNA (adenine(22)-N(1))-methyltransferase gives MAELSKRLQAVADLVTPGMRLADVGTDHAYIPIYLTQNGLVPSAIAMDINKGPLERADTHILEHGLDGKIVTRLSDGLVNLKMEEADTMIAAGMGGGLVIHILNEDPAKTRSLKELILQPQSELAKVRRYLEEHRFRIVAEDMVEEDGKYYPMMKVIPTEQKGLYAEGVPAAEEELEYGKYLLEKGHPVMGEYLKKELSVNQGVYEKLRVQESERTKERSAEILHMIKRAEDLLDRYF, from the coding sequence ATGGCTGAATTATCAAAAAGATTACAGGCAGTGGCGGATCTTGTCACACCGGGAATGCGTCTTGCGGATGTGGGAACAGATCACGCTTACATCCCAATCTATCTGACACAGAACGGGCTGGTTCCATCCGCAATTGCCATGGATATTAACAAAGGACCATTAGAGAGAGCGGATACACATATCCTTGAACATGGACTGGATGGGAAGATCGTTACCCGTCTTTCTGATGGTCTGGTGAATTTGAAAATGGAAGAAGCTGACACAATGATCGCCGCCGGAATGGGCGGCGGTCTTGTCATACATATTTTGAATGAGGATCCGGCAAAAACCAGAAGCTTAAAGGAACTGATCCTGCAGCCGCAGTCAGAGCTTGCGAAAGTCCGCCGTTATCTGGAAGAACATAGATTTCGTATCGTTGCAGAGGACATGGTGGAAGAGGATGGCAAATACTATCCGATGATGAAGGTGATCCCGACAGAGCAGAAAGGTCTTTATGCGGAAGGTGTTCCGGCAGCAGAAGAAGAGCTTGAATATGGAAAATATTTATTAGAGAAGGGTCACCCGGTGATGGGAGAATATCTGAAAAAAGAACTGTCTGTGAATCAGGGCGTGTATGAAAAGCTTCGGGTGCAGGAGAGTGAACGCACGAAGGAGAGAAGTGCAGAGATTCTGCATATGATAAAGAGAGC